From Vogesella sp. XCS3, the proteins below share one genomic window:
- the tsaE gene encoding tRNA (adenosine(37)-N6)-threonylcarbamoyltransferase complex ATPase subunit type 1 TsaE produces MATDDTSVSAGYLADEAATLQLGSQLASALQGGLQLQLDGNLGAGKTTFTRGLLQGLGYSGRVKSPTYTLVESYPLPTLTLHHFDLYRFNDPEEWYDAGFADYFANDTVCVIEWPDKAAGVLPQPDLVLKLSVDGDGRNYRLHAHSETGHVCLKRFMTHCAAS; encoded by the coding sequence ATGGCAACGGATGATACCAGTGTCAGCGCCGGCTACCTTGCCGATGAAGCCGCGACTTTGCAGCTGGGTAGTCAGCTGGCCAGCGCTTTGCAAGGCGGGCTGCAACTACAGCTGGATGGCAACCTCGGCGCGGGCAAAACCACGTTCACGCGCGGCCTGTTGCAGGGCCTGGGCTACAGCGGGCGGGTAAAAAGCCCGACCTATACCTTGGTAGAGAGCTATCCGCTACCCACGCTCACTTTGCACCATTTCGACCTGTACCGTTTTAATGACCCGGAAGAATGGTACGACGCCGGCTTTGCCGACTACTTTGCCAACGATACCGTCTGCGTTATCGAATGGCCTGACAAAGCCGCGGGAGTATTGCCCCAGCCCGATCTGGTACTGAAACTTAGTGTAGATGGCGATGGTCGCAACTATCGCCTTCATGCCCACAGTGAAACAGGACACGTATGTCTCAAGCGCTTCATGACGCACTGCGCCGCAAGCTGA
- the yacG gene encoding DNA gyrase inhibitor YacG, which yields MTTTRTVACPQCKAAVPWGPQSPYRPFCSERCRLIDLGQWANEEYRVPVSGDDPMKELDSL from the coding sequence ATGACAACAACACGTACCGTCGCCTGCCCGCAGTGCAAGGCAGCAGTGCCGTGGGGGCCGCAAAGCCCGTACCGCCCTTTTTGCAGTGAACGCTGTCGTTTGATCGATCTGGGCCAGTGGGCCAACGAAGAGTACCGCGTGCCAGTGTCTGGCGATGACCCGATGAAAGAACTGGACTCGCTCTAA
- a CDS encoding N-acetylmuramoyl-L-alanine amidase, producing MSQALHDALRRKLIGAAAATFLLTVSRAGLAASSQIVAVRVWPSSTYTRLTIEAGSEIRYKHFALANPNRLVIDLEDVQLTGVLQEISGQIQSADPFIRTARAGQFNSNTVRLVLDLRNEVKPQIFSLKPVGEYQHRLVVDLYPANAQQDDPLLALLQDYNKGQLDNNAPRGNKGKTDPARPVVIMIDPGHGGEDPGAVGPSGTREKDVVLRISRQLKKLVDAEKNMKAYLTRDEDVFLPLGVRVAKARKIGADLFISVHADAVDNRTARGSSVFALSENGATSTMARLLAKTQNDADMIGGVKIAGKDKYLAHTLFDLTQTATINDSLKLGKAVLGKMGGLNKLHKEKVEQAGFAVLKAPDIPSILVETAFISHPEEERKLVDPAFQQDMAEAIMSGVRTYFAQGAVIART from the coding sequence ATGTCTCAAGCGCTTCATGACGCACTGCGCCGCAAGCTGATCGGCGCGGCTGCGGCCACTTTTCTGCTCACAGTCAGCCGTGCGGGCCTGGCCGCCAGCAGCCAGATCGTTGCCGTACGGGTGTGGCCGTCATCCACCTATACCCGCCTGACTATCGAAGCCGGTAGCGAGATCCGCTACAAGCACTTTGCCTTGGCCAACCCGAACCGTCTGGTGATCGACCTGGAAGACGTGCAGCTCACCGGTGTACTGCAAGAAATCAGCGGCCAGATTCAGTCCGCAGACCCGTTTATCCGTACCGCACGCGCCGGCCAGTTCAATAGCAACACCGTGCGTCTGGTACTGGATCTGCGCAACGAAGTGAAGCCGCAAATTTTCTCGCTCAAACCGGTAGGCGAATACCAGCATCGCCTGGTAGTAGACCTGTACCCGGCCAACGCGCAGCAGGACGACCCGCTATTGGCACTGCTGCAGGACTACAACAAAGGCCAACTGGACAACAACGCCCCACGCGGTAATAAAGGTAAAACCGACCCGGCACGCCCGGTGGTCATCATGATCGACCCTGGCCACGGTGGCGAAGACCCTGGTGCGGTAGGCCCCAGCGGTACGCGCGAAAAAGACGTAGTGCTGCGTATTAGCCGCCAGCTGAAAAAGCTGGTGGACGCCGAAAAGAATATGAAGGCCTATCTGACGCGCGACGAAGACGTATTCCTGCCGCTGGGCGTACGCGTGGCCAAAGCGCGCAAAATCGGTGCAGACCTGTTTATCTCGGTACACGCTGATGCAGTAGATAACCGCACCGCACGTGGCTCGTCGGTGTTTGCACTGTCCGAAAACGGCGCTACCAGTACCATGGCGCGCCTGCTGGCCAAAACGCAGAACGACGCCGACATGATTGGCGGGGTCAAGATTGCCGGCAAGGACAAGTACCTGGCGCACACCCTGTTCGACCTGACCCAGACGGCCACCATCAACGACAGCCTGAAGCTGGGCAAAGCCGTACTGGGCAAAATGGGCGGCCTGAACAAGCTGCACAAGGAAAAAGTAGAGCAAGCCGGTTTCGCGGTACTGAAAGCGCCGGATATTCCGTCCATCCTGGTGGAAACCGCCTTCATCAGCCACCCGGAAGAAGAGCGCAAGCTGGTCGACCCCGCATTCCAGCAAGATATGGCCGAGGCCATCATGTCGGGCGTGCGCACCTACTTTGCCCAAGGCGCGGTGATTGCACGTACCTGA